The Chitinispirillales bacterium genome contains the following window.
TTGTTTTAACATTAGATTCTTTTTTCGGAGGAGCCGGATGGACTGCCGCCGGAGTAAAACTGCTAAAAGAATCCGCGCGTTTGGCAATAGAAATAGATGTTGCGAAACAGCGGCTTTCAATTTTGGAATATGCTCGAAAAAAGACGACTCAAAAGGTCAATCTTTACGAAAAAGTACAGATTCCCGAATATAACGAGGGGATTTTGAAAATCAAGCGCTTTATGGAAGATCAGGAAAACCTTGAAAAATCGGCGCAGAAAATTCTTAAAGGAAAATTAACTCAGCAGGAGGCGGCATAAAATGGTCAGTAAAATGAGCCGTCTTTCTGTTTTGTTGTATCACGGTGAAAAGGAAGATTTTCTTAACAAATTACGAAACGTCGGAGTCGTTCATATTGAAAGTTCCGACAAAGAATTAAGTGCAAAAGCGTTATCTTTGAGCGGTACGCTTACGGAAGCCGAAAAAATTATTACGGAAATTAAACGTTTATTCAAAGAATCGCCGACAAACGAAGCGTCGGATTTTCAGGCGGCCGAGGCGATAAAGAAATATATTGCTAATTCGGCGAGAATCGATTCTATAAACAACGAGATTTCTTCAATTGAAAAAGAAAAAAAACGATTTGAGCCCTGGGGCGACGTTTCAAACGAAACGCTTTTAAAGCTCAAAGAGAGCGGCGTTTATGTTTCGCTTTACGAATTATCGGCAAAAGAAAAGCCGCTTATAGAAAATTTTACTTATGAAACAGTAAAAGAAACGCCGTCTAATTTGTGGGTTGCGATTGTCGGATTAAACGAACCGATTATAATTGACGGAAAAGAACCTTCTGTTCTTCCAGAGATTTCACTTACGGAAATCAACAATCAAGAGTCGCTTCTGAATGCCGAAAAATATAAATTGACCAACGAGCAAAAGGAAATTGCGGCGCAAGTCAGAAAAATCGAACAATATAAACTGAAAATTCAAGATTCGCTTAACTTTGAATTGGCGAATTCCTCTATGCATGAAGCGGCAAGAGGAAAATTGCTTTTAATTAACGGTTGGATTCCGGACGAGAAAAAATCAAACTTGCAAAAATTATTTGATGAAATTCCTTGCGGATATGAATTTAGCGAACCAAAAGACGGCGATGACGTTCCCGTGAAATTCAACAATAACGCTTTTGCACAAAAGTACGAAGCGATTACAAAACTTTTTACGCTTCCAAAATACTGTGAAATTGATCCGACGCCGTTTTTTGCGCCGTTTTATGCGTTTTTCTTTGGACTTTGCGTAGGCGACGTGGGTTACGGAATGCTTATTTTGACAGCGGCGGTTGCGGCTTACGTCAAAGCGAGCGGAAGTTTCAAACCGATAGCGGT
Protein-coding sequences here:
- a CDS encoding V-type ATP synthase subunit D, with the protein product MALKFQFNKTALAQLKKELKVRQKALPTLKAKETALRLEVKKAKEELVAAQKVFGEHTDTMNKYGKLWEEFPNEILQIKGVETSFKKIAGVKIPILENIDFVLTLDSFFGGAGWTAAGVKLLKESARLAIEIDVAKQRLSILEYARKKTTQKVNLYEKVQIPEYNEGILKIKRFMEDQENLEKSAQKILKGKLTQQEAA